Genomic DNA from Acetilactobacillus jinshanensis:
GTTTAGTCTTCGGTTGCATTTTACCGGACAATAATTTATCTGAATCTTTCATTAAGGTTTTATCGATCTGGTCAACCAGGTCACGGAAACCACCGGTAGTGGAGTGGTCAGCAGGAATTTTGGCATGTTTAAGCCATTCCCCGTTTACGGCCTGGTAAAAATTATCTTTGAGTAGACTTTTGTTTACTTGGTCTGACATTGTAAAGTCTCCTTATTTTAAGTTCAGAATATAGTATACCTTGTTTCTGAAAGCTGTGGTTATTCAAACGTTTACAAAGGGTTTAAAATGAGAACTGATAAATAATGATAAGATTTCGAGATGAATTATAGATTATGTTATGGATTAAGAAAATTCCGTGGAAAATGATCCTTGGGATGCTAATCATCGGGATCATTTTTATCTTTGGAATGATGCATGATGAAGCATTGTATCAGCAACCAATCTTTAAGGTTAATCACGTTCGTGAACTCAGTAGTGATAAGGCAACCGATGAATTTCATAATCAGGACCGTCAGACTAATCAGAAGCTGAGCGGAGTCATTATGAACGGTAAACACAAGGGTCATCATTTAAGTATTTCTAATACTTATTCTGAATCCAACGCGATGGACCGTGAGTATCACGTTGGTGAAGAAGCCTTTTTGGTGATCCATAAGGACATTGGCCGTTCTACCATCAGAACGTATAAACGGGACGTGCCAGTTGCGGCATTAACTTACCTCGCAATTTGTTTGCTTTTGATTTTCTTAAGGATCAGTGGCTTAACGGCACTCTTGAGTATCGTGGTCAACATTATATTGTTTATGCTAGCAGTCGTGATTAACGGTAAAACCGAAGGAACTAAGGTGCTATTACTTTTCGGAGCTTTAGCCGTAGTCTTTTCAGTTGTGACCTTACTGCTAATTCTAGGTTTCAGTCGGCAGATGTTAATCACGTTAGCGTCAACGGTCTTCGGGACTTTAGCAGCATTGCTGATCAGTTTGCTCGTTTTTCACCTTACTCATGAGCACGGGATCCATTACGAATCCATGCAGTACGTCACCCAGCTGCCGCAGCCGCTATTTTTGGCTGAATCGCTGATTGGATCATTAGGTGCGGTAATGGATGAATCAACTGATATTACATCGTCACTATTTGCTTTAGTCCGTGAACAGCCCAAGATTTCTCGTAATCTGATCTTTCTAGCGGGCCGAAACATCGGTAAATCGATTATGGGTCCGTTGATTAACGTCCTGTTCTTCATTTTCATGGGTAGTGCACTGCCTTTAACGTTGTTGTTCCTAAAGAACGGTAACAGCTGGGGTTATTCATTTACCATGAACATGTCATTAGGCGTTGTCCAGAGCTTGATCAGTGCAATTGGAATTGTTTTAGCAGTATTGTTATCGAGTTTCTTTGCCAGTATTTGGATTAAAGGTAACCAGAAAGCTGGTGCCACAGCATGAGTGTTATCAGTGGATTAGGTTTAGTTCTGTTAGTGTTGATGCTGATTGTTGGTGGTAAACAGGGGCTGCAATCGTTCTTAAGCTTATTATTTAACTTTGGCTTCTTGTTCTTTGCGATTGTGTTAATTGCCTTTCATCTGCCACCGATCTGGATCACAGTGATCACCAGTATCATCGTTTTGTCGCTGACCATTTTCCTGAGTGGCTCGAACGACACCACCAGTAAGATTGCCTTTGAAGCATCGTTATTCGTTTTATTCGTTTTGATTCTGTTAATCGTGCCGTTTGAATACTGGGGTCAGTTCCAGGGCTTTGGCCTTGAAGACAGTGATGACCTGGAAGGGATGTCATTGTTGATTGGGATTCCGTTCATTAAGGTTGCCATTGCCACGGCAATTCTTAGTACTCTGGGTGCGATTGCTGAAGCCACGATGGCGATTGCTTCCGGGCTTGGTGAAATTATTGATCATGATCCAAAGATCCAACCGCATCGTTTACTAGGTGAAGGGATCATGATTGGTAAGCAGATCATCGGAACCACGTTAAATACACTCTTCTTTGGTCTATTTGGTGGCTCATTAGCCTTATTTGTCTGGTTCCTTGGTCTGCATTATTCATTCGGTATGATCATGAACGACAAGGTCTTTGCTGCTGAATTTATCATTATTATCTTCTCATTGATCGGAGTCATCATCACGATCCCAATCACATCGTTGGTAATGGCTCAGCAATTACGGTATCATCAAAAACACGGTAAAAAGTCATCGAAATAGGAGGTTGTTATATGAAAGGCGTTAGTGCATCGGATTTATATCAGTTAAAGTCGGTTACTCAGCCGGTCAGTGCTGATGGTCGCTACTTCTTTGTTGAAAATGCGATGGATCAAAAGGATAATCGATATCTAGCTAGCATTGCCAGCATCGATCATCAGGGTAACTATCAGATTTGGGCTGACGGTGGAATCAATACTAATCCGCAGGTTAGTTCTAGTTACCTGTACTATGTTCATCAGACTAAACAAGGTAACCAGTTAATGCGGATGTCGTTATCAGGTGGTCAGGCTGAACCGATTCAAGTTAACGGCTCCGTTAGTCAGCTTCATTTAGCTGGAGACCAGCTTTACTTTAAGGTTACTCAAAATTATGAAACACCAAAATATCCAACTAGTCAGTTTCCACAGGTCCGAACGGTCACGAAATTAGTCAACAAAGCTGATGGCTACGGCTGGTTACCGAATGACGCTCGTTATGAAATGTGTGTCTACTCCGAAAAGAGTTATCAGGTTACGGTCTTGATGAACAGCCAGGCCGACTTTAATCTTCAATCAATTAGTCCTGATCATCAGACGGTATTGTATCTTCAGCAGACTAATCACAAGATGACTGATATTAATCGAGCTCGAGGCGCGTTTGCGTATAACGTGAACACTCATCAGGCCAAGTTGATTAATCACGATGTACCAAAAGGTGTCTTTCATACTGCTCAATATTCTCCGGATGGTCACTGGATTGCGTTAATTGGGAATGATGATAGTTACCCAAGCGTAACGGTGAATAATTTCTGGCTCTATGACGTTGAAAATGACCAGCTCAGTAATTTAACTAAAGATCATGATGACGTAGACGTTGGCTACGCTGGTGGCTTGAGTACTGATTTTGCCCAGCAGCGAAGCAATGTCGAAATGCACTGGTTAGATAACGGTGATTATCTATTTCATGCCTATCATCACGGTCGTAGCCAGTTATATCTAGGTCACGGTAAACAGATTAAATTAGTTAGTGATCGTCGTCGCGAGGTCTATGACTTTAACATTATCGATGCCCGTCACGTAATTCTAAGTTCATCGAAACAGTCACAGCCGTGTGAATTACGGGTTATGAGCTTAGATTACGATGACGAAAAAACGGTTTATAACCCGAACTGGCAGTATGAACAGGATCATCATTATGCTAAAGCAGTTCCATTCCATTGCCAATCCGCAGATAAAAAAGCCACGATTTACGGCTGGGTAATGCCATCGTTGAAGCACCAGGCTAAGAGCCCAGTTGTTTTATACGTTCACGGTGGCCCACATGATGCCTATGGTGACAGTTTCTTCCAGGAATTCCAGGCGATCGCTGAACACGGTTACTCATTAGTATACGTTAACCCACGTGGTTCAACGACCTATGGCCAGAAGTTTGAAACGGCAGTGATTGGTAAGTTTGGAACGGTTGATTATCAGGACGTAATTACCGGCTTGGACGCCGCTTTGAAGCAGTTTAAACATCTTGACGGTAAGCATGTCTACATTGCTGGTGGTTCTTACGGTGGCTTCATGTCATTGTGGGCCATTGGTCACACCAATCGTTTTACCGCTGCAATTGCTCAACGGCCGTTAGCTGACTGGCGTTTACAATATGGTGTCAGTGATATCGGAATTCGCTTCTGTGATGATGAATTAGGGAAAGATCTCTATAAAGATCATGCTGATGAATTATACAAGAAGGAATCACCGATTACTTATGCGATGAACGTTAAGACACCGCTATTAATCCAGCATGGTGAATATGACATGCGATGTCCTGACAGTTTGAGTGAAGAGTACTTCACCGCCGTTAAACAGACTGGAACTGAAGTCCGTTACTTACGTTATCCGCAGGGGTTCCATGGTGTTTCTCGTCATGGATTACCGAACTTACGGATCCAGCGAATGCGCGACATTATGAGTTGGCTGGACAGCCATTTAAATTAATTAATCGAAGATAAATTAGATTTATATAATTTATAAAGTATTATAGGCAAGGCATTTCTGATCAAATGCCTTGCCTTTTTACCATTAATAAAAGCGCTTTCTTTCTTAACGTGATCGGTGGTAGAATTTAAATGTAATCTTATGAGAAGGGATGTTAGATATGATCGAAAAATTCCTGATTGGAACTTACACGCTGCAGACTAGTCACGGCGTTTATGATTTAGAATTAGATGACAACAAGAAACGTTTACAGAACTTACGCTTCGTTGCCGGTAGCGGTAACCCAACGTACTTAGCCATTTCTAAAGCTAACCGAATCTATGCGATCGATAAAGTATGGCCAAAGAACTTAGGTGAAGGTAACGATCACATGCGTGGCGGCTTACAGGTCTTGGACAATAATTCTCGTCCGGCCATCGTAACCGACACCAAATTAGATCCAGGTGTTTCACCTTGTTATGTCACCGTTGATGAAAAACAGCAGTTAGTCTTCACCGCTAACTACCACACTGGTGCAATCATTATTTACAAGATTATGCCCAAGGGTAAGTTACAGGAAACTGATCGCGTCGTCGACAAAGGTCACCAGGGCCCGCGTCCTGAACAAAAAGACGGTGCTCATCCGCACTTTGCTGACTTAACTCCAGATGGCCGTTTAGTCGTCGTTGACTTAGGTCAGGACCGCATCTACTTATACAACTTAAGTGATGAAGGTAAATTAAGCCCCGTAAGTAAGTTCCAGTTCAAGCCTGGTTTTGGTCCGCGTCACATTGTCTTCGATCCAAAGAAGGGCGTTGCTTATGTATCTGCTGAATTGAGTAGTAACGTTGCCGTTATGAATTACGACGCCAAAGTCGGTAAGTTTTCATTGAAGCAGGTTATTTCGACCATTCCTGACACTTGGACGAAACATAATGGTGCGGCTGCCATTCGCATGTCCAAAGATGGCAAGTTCATTTACGTATCTAACCGTGGCTTTAACAGTATTGCTGTCTTCCAGTCCGATGCTGAAGGCAAGTTAAAGTTAATTCAGGAAATCTCCACTGAAGGTGACTTCCCACGTGACTTCAACTTCAACCATGATCAGAGTATGGTAATCGCATTGAACCAGAACACTAATAACGCTACTTTATACGAACGTAACGCTTCAACTGGTAAATTAAAGATGATCCAGAAGGACTTCAAAGTTCCTGAAGGTGTCTGCGTTTGCCCAGAAAAGATTATTAAGTAAATAATTGAAACTGATTATAAATAAAAAGCTTGGTTAAAAATTAATTTAGCCAAGCTTTTTTGTCTATAATTCAATAAAAATTTTCGAGATTACTTATCAGTCATCTTAAAACTACGCTTAATTTCACCAACATCGGCATCTAAGCATTTACCATCCTGGTTGACGTTAACGGTATTTTCAACCCAGGTCTTAGGATCATGATCGTAATGTTCAGCGATCATGACTAAATCATCGATAACTTGGTGTAATTGAGAGTTAGGATAAACGGCAATCCGTTTTAAGTTATTAACAACGTCGTTTAAACTCTGTTGAACACTGCTGATGCTGAAGGCACCGCTACCGATACCATATTTCTTAGCTAAAGAATAGACATCGTCAAAGTGATCAGCTAAGTATGCTTCAGAATCCTTAGGCTGAGCCTTTTTAACGGCATCCTTGCCTTCTTTAGCAAAGTCCATGTAAACAGTTGCTAAATCTTGAGTAGTGTCGATCGTCTGTTTTAATAACTTCTGTGCATTGTCGTCTAAATCCTTAAATTCTTTCATTAAGTTTCGTCCCTTCAACTGATTTTATTACATTTAAATCGTTTTATTCACCGTTAATTATTTTACCATAAATTAACGCCCATAATCCTTATTGATTGGGCTTGTCGATAATTGATCATAATATTTACGTTATCCACAGGTGGATAACTAGTGATTTTGCCAGAAGTTATTCACTGCTTGCTTGAATTGAGATAAATTATACACAGACTGAGGGCGCCAAAAGGCTGGTAAGAACCGTCGATACTGGGTCCAACTAAAGCGTTGATCAATCAACGCCACGATCCCAACGTCACTAGCACTTCTAATTAAACGTCCGGCAGCTTGCATAACTTTATTTAATCCTGGTAATTGGTAGGCGTACTCAAAGCCGTGACCCTCCGTGTCGAAATAATCACGAACTAAATTAGTTTCATCGTTAATTTTCGGTAAGCCAACGGTGACGACTGCAACCCCGATTAAGGCGTTACCCTTAAGATCGATGCCTTCTGAAAAGTTACTGCCTAAGATGGCAAATCCGACTAAGGTCTGTGAACAATTGGTCCTGAATTTGTGGATAAAGTCCCTTTGGTCGTCGATCGACATGTCATTGGTCTGAATTAATGTCTTAACCTGTGGATAACGATGCTTAAAGTCGTCCGCAACCGAGTTTAAATAGTCATAAGATGGGAAAAACACTAAATAATGACCTGGTTTTCCACAGATTAAGGTGTAAATGGTATCAATAATTGTAGATTGATTAGCCTGACGCTGTCGATAAGTTGTCCGAATGTAATTAGTTATCAATACCTTTTGGTTCTGGGGTGGAAAAGCTGAGGGCAATTGATAATCTAGACTATCTTTTTCATTGCCTAGAACCCGTTGATAGTACTTCATTGGGGTTAGAGTTGCTGAGAATAGTACGGCACCACGACCTAGACTAAGTGAGTGGGCTAGATGTTGACTTGGATCAATACAGAATTCACGGAAAATAACCTGATGGCCCTTATCGTG
This window encodes:
- a CDS encoding YibE/F family protein, producing MLWIKKIPWKMILGMLIIGIIFIFGMMHDEALYQQPIFKVNHVRELSSDKATDEFHNQDRQTNQKLSGVIMNGKHKGHHLSISNTYSESNAMDREYHVGEEAFLVIHKDIGRSTIRTYKRDVPVAALTYLAICLLLIFLRISGLTALLSIVVNIILFMLAVVINGKTEGTKVLLLFGALAVVFSVVTLLLILGFSRQMLITLASTVFGTLAALLISLLVFHLTHEHGIHYESMQYVTQLPQPLFLAESLIGSLGAVMDESTDITSSLFALVREQPKISRNLIFLAGRNIGKSIMGPLINVLFFIFMGSALPLTLLFLKNGNSWGYSFTMNMSLGVVQSLISAIGIVLAVLLSSFFASIWIKGNQKAGATA
- a CDS encoding YibE/F family protein; translation: MSVISGLGLVLLVLMLIVGGKQGLQSFLSLLFNFGFLFFAIVLIAFHLPPIWITVITSIIVLSLTIFLSGSNDTTSKIAFEASLFVLFVLILLIVPFEYWGQFQGFGLEDSDDLEGMSLLIGIPFIKVAIATAILSTLGAIAEATMAIASGLGEIIDHDPKIQPHRLLGEGIMIGKQIIGTTLNTLFFGLFGGSLALFVWFLGLHYSFGMIMNDKVFAAEFIIIIFSLIGVIITIPITSLVMAQQLRYHQKHGKKSSK
- a CDS encoding alpha/beta hydrolase family protein — protein: MKGVSASDLYQLKSVTQPVSADGRYFFVENAMDQKDNRYLASIASIDHQGNYQIWADGGINTNPQVSSSYLYYVHQTKQGNQLMRMSLSGGQAEPIQVNGSVSQLHLAGDQLYFKVTQNYETPKYPTSQFPQVRTVTKLVNKADGYGWLPNDARYEMCVYSEKSYQVTVLMNSQADFNLQSISPDHQTVLYLQQTNHKMTDINRARGAFAYNVNTHQAKLINHDVPKGVFHTAQYSPDGHWIALIGNDDSYPSVTVNNFWLYDVENDQLSNLTKDHDDVDVGYAGGLSTDFAQQRSNVEMHWLDNGDYLFHAYHHGRSQLYLGHGKQIKLVSDRRREVYDFNIIDARHVILSSSKQSQPCELRVMSLDYDDEKTVYNPNWQYEQDHHYAKAVPFHCQSADKKATIYGWVMPSLKHQAKSPVVLYVHGGPHDAYGDSFFQEFQAIAEHGYSLVYVNPRGSTTYGQKFETAVIGKFGTVDYQDVITGLDAALKQFKHLDGKHVYIAGGSYGGFMSLWAIGHTNRFTAAIAQRPLADWRLQYGVSDIGIRFCDDELGKDLYKDHADELYKKESPITYAMNVKTPLLIQHGEYDMRCPDSLSEEYFTAVKQTGTEVRYLRYPQGFHGVSRHGLPNLRIQRMRDIMSWLDSHLN
- a CDS encoding lactonase family protein; the protein is MIEKFLIGTYTLQTSHGVYDLELDDNKKRLQNLRFVAGSGNPTYLAISKANRIYAIDKVWPKNLGEGNDHMRGGLQVLDNNSRPAIVTDTKLDPGVSPCYVTVDEKQQLVFTANYHTGAIIIYKIMPKGKLQETDRVVDKGHQGPRPEQKDGAHPHFADLTPDGRLVVVDLGQDRIYLYNLSDEGKLSPVSKFQFKPGFGPRHIVFDPKKGVAYVSAELSSNVAVMNYDAKVGKFSLKQVISTIPDTWTKHNGAAAIRMSKDGKFIYVSNRGFNSIAVFQSDAEGKLKLIQEISTEGDFPRDFNFNHDQSMVIALNQNTNNATLYERNASTGKLKMIQKDFKVPEGVCVCPEKIIK